The genomic region CACGATGCAAATAATCCATTGGGCTTGTTCCTGTTACCTGCCTGAAAATATGGCTATACTGCCTCGTGCCAACGCAGGCGATAGCAGCCAACTCCCCCACCTTCCAATTGTGCTGGTAATTTTCCTCCATATGAGTGATGGTCCGCAGCACAGCCTCCTTGGTACTCGCCGGCTGATTCGCACAAGCCTTGACCGCAAAGTGAAAAACCGCTTCTTGCAGTAAAATTTCCCGCCTAAAGCGGCTCATCCCCATATCGGTCGTCCGTAGCTCAGCAATTTGATCGAGTAGTTCCATCAGATTGGCCAACGGCTGAATTGCAACCACTCGGTTTCCGATCATTGCCAGTGGATGTTCCTCTGGTTCTCCTTGCCAGTCGGCATCAAACTCTAGCTTATGCCCGTGCACGATATGTCCAGGCTGATGCTCCCACTCCAAGATCGTACCGGGGAGAACCAGAATACTGCTGCTTGGAACGATTGTAAGGCGTTGTCCGTCCAAAACGGCAACGCCTTCTCCCTCATCAATGACCCATAGTTCATAATTGTCGGGTGCAAACATCGTGTGTTCTATACCCGAATGAAACGTATATACATCAAGCCCAATCCAACGTAATCGTACGTTATCCATGGGCAAATCGAAGTTCTGCCACTCCACCGTATGTCACCTTTTTCTAAATGAAAACAATTCTCATCTACAACTTATTGTACGACAATTCAAATATGCAGAAAAGCCCCCTTTATCCAGGGAGCTTTTACACCAATTCTTCATTATTGATTATGTTGTTTGAACAATTCCACGGCTTCATCCAGCAGAGCATCCGTGGAGAATAACGTGTAAGACCACCATTTGTCATGTGGCACAATGAAGACGTTGCCGTTTTTGACCGCAGGGAGGTTTTCCCACAGGCTCGATTCCTGCATTTTTTCATAAAATTCCGTCGAACCCGGTTGGGTATCATTGACCTTAATGATCAAATAATCCGCGGTAAGCTCCGGCAATTTCTCCAGTGACTGCGGCTCCGTGTACACGACGAATCCATCGCTTTTATCAACCTCTTCCTGAACCCATGGCATGCGCTTTAATCCAAGCAGATCGTGCAATACATACCCCATGTTTCGGCTACCTGCTACTTGGAAGGAATCCTTGAAGATTTCTACAGCCGCTACTGTCTCGTCTGCTCCAACAAGATTGCTCATTTCAGCTTTGCGTTCTACTACTTTGGTTTCATGTTTCGTGATCCATTCTTCTGCTTCCGCTTTTTTACCCACGATATCGCCAATGTATCTCAGTTGATCGTATAGATTGTCTTCCCATGGATAGATAATCGTCGGAGCGATTTTCTCCAGTTGCTCGATTATATCCGCTTCGACAAAGGAAGAAGCGATAATTAGATCAGGCTGAAGTGATGCCACTGCTTCCATATTAGGTGGATAGTCTCCGGCAATTTCAACTTCGCTGGCAGCATTTTTTAGATAATAATCCTGTTCGATTTCATATTGAAGTCCACCTACTGGCGTAATGCCCAGAGCCAACAGTTGCGTTGTTGCACTGATGGAAAAAATGCGCTGCGGTGTCACGGGAATCTCTTTTGTTCCGGTAGGATCCGTGAAAGATTTCGTTTGTGAAGCGTTGGCGGATGCCGCCTCTTCCTGACTCGCAGTTCCTGCGTCCGTTGATAATGAAGCTGTCTGACTTCCGGTGGAAGAACCGCTATCGGCCTGTGTGCCACATCCCGCCATAATAAGGACCATCAGTAATATCATTGCTGCAGACATCATGCTATAGGTACCTCTTCGTTTCATTAAATAAATCTCCTCGCTTTGCAGTATTCAGTAATGAGAATCAATATCACTTAGAATAGAATACCGGACAGTCCTCTACTTTGCACATGGAGAATTCGGCGATTTTCTTTAGATCATTGAGAGGTCAAGACATCAAACATTTTTCGTCTTTATACTCGACAGTTATAAGAAGAATCCGGTGCTACCGAGGAAACGTTTTGGAAAGTGACAAAAAGCCACTAATATTATTATATAATAACCTCACCACATATAAGGCTGGCTTCAGCAGCTCATGGAAGGAAGACAACTCTCTATTGAAAGCAACCTTGAATGTACAAGAGCACATACTCATCTGGAATTGTGCATCGCTCAAAATCATGGATGTACGACATATTGTCATACAAGCCGACGAGTGCGTACGTCCTTACCTGTTCCCTGCCAGCGCCTTTCTGTACGTAACGCATGGCAGTGCAACTGTGATTTTGGACGGAAATGAGCATGCTACCAAACCATTCTATATGCTTCATGGGGGCAAAAACACCCGTCTGGACATCATGCCAACGGACGAATCCTTTCATTATTACCTAATTTTCTATAAAGCCTCCTTCCCGCTACCTGGCAAGCAGCATACACTTCAACAACCAGATCAACCATTGCCCTTCCACCTCCAGTACGGTTTTATTCCATACCATCCTGCCATCCTCTACGAAATCGCTGAGCGTATGCTGGGCGAATGGAATAGACCGGGACGCTTGGAGCGGCTCCATACCAAAACACTATTCTATCAATTTGTATATGAATTGCTCAGGCAAATGGATCAACAGCAGGTCAGCATTGTTAGACCTAACCTTGCTTCTCAGCTTATTCGCTATATGCAGGAGCACTACGCCCAGCCGCTGACGCGGAAAACACTCGCGCATACATTCCATTACAGCGTCCCTTATCTGTCCAAGTACTTCCGACGTGAAACTGGCGCAAGTATAATCGATTACTTAATCGGTATTAGGATGAACAAAGCAGGAACGCTGCTGCAAAAGACCGAGTTATCGCTGCAAGAGGTCGCTGCAAGCGTCGGATATGGTGATGTATCCTATTTTATAAGAATGTTCAAAAAGCATACGGGAGTCACACCAAAGCAATTCAAGGATGAGTCCGGACAAGTGGCGAGAGGTTCTTATCGTCCTATTCTTAGGCTTCGATCATCCATTGCTCCGCGTAAACTCCGTCGTTATATTGATATCAGAGATGATAATCATTATCAATATAGCGAAAAAGGAGATTTACGGATGTATAGAAGCAAACTACCTGTAGGAATTACCCTGCTGTTGTGCCTAACTCTATTGGTTAGCGCATGTTCCAGACCAGCAAACACGAATGGAAGCACTGGCAGTACGCAGAGTCCAACTGTAGGTGCAGAGAGTAATATCAGTAACACAACAACCGGCAGCTCGGAGATGGTAACCTATTCTGCGGTTAACGGTGAAGTACAAATCCTAAAAAAACCTCAAAGGGTCGTAATGGTGGCAGGAGCCTTTACCGGTCATTTGCTAGCGCTGGGCCTTAAGCCTGTTGGAACTGGTGATGAGTCCTTTAACAGTTATACAGAAGGAAAGCTCGATGACGTTGTCAACATCGGTAACGATGTACCCTACGAGAAAATCATGGAGTTACAGCCGGATTTAATTGTCGTTTGGAATGACCCTGAAACAATCGAAAAGCTGTCCAAAATTGCGCCGACCGTCGCTGTTGAATATGGAGTACCTCTGCGGGAGCAATTGATGGATTTCGGCAAGATGACTGGTAGAGAAGAGCAAGCGAAGGCCTGGATCGCAGAGTGGGACGCTAAAATCACTGAGTACAAACCACTCGTGGAGCAAGCGGTAGGTGATCGCACTGTTTCGATTTTTGATACGGGAAGTGCCAAAGAATTTTATGCCTACGGGAGCTTTGGTAGAGGTGGAGACATTATTTATGGCGAGTTCGGTCTGAAGGCACCGCCGATCATTCAGAAGGAAGCCATTGGTAGCGGCAAGGGATGGGCCAAGTTATCACTTGAATTGTTACCACAATACGCAGGAGATTATATCTTTATTAGTGGATGGACAGGTGATGAGAGTGGGGATTCCGTTTTTGAAGGTCCGATCTGGGATAACCTCCCTGCTGTCCAGAATAATCACGTTTATCGCGAGAACAGCCGTGGCTTCGTGTTTAGTGACCCGATTTCATTGGAAGCCCAACTTAAATTTGTCGTAGACAGCCTAACCTTAACAGAGTGAAATTCAGTAAACCAAGTTATGTACGAGGCGAGGAGCAATCCTCGTCTTTTTATGTTTTTGTATATTTCTTATCTTTCATTTGAAGAGAGTTTGAAAACAACAGCACACAAATAAACAGGGACCTCTCACCATGGTCGCAAGGGGTCCCTGTCTATGAACTTGTTATATAGTTAATTTCCGTTAAGTGATGGTAAGACCGCCGCTTGCATATCCGGCTACGGTCGTAGCCACATCAATTCCGGCTGTTACTGATGCTGAGAAGACCATAAGCAGGCGGTCACCGGCGGATACCGGAATACTCAGTCCCGTAGTCAAACCACTGGATATTGTGCCCAGCGCCAAAACGCCGGTCAGTGGAGGAGCCAAGGTTACCAATGCACCCGGTACAGCTGTAAAGGAGTTATTAGGTGCAGTGGAACGGAATAATTGTGCAGTTATAGTTACTGTAGATCCAACCAAGCTAAGTCCAGCTGTCGTGCTGAAATAACCGGCCAGTGAAGTAATCGTTCCTGCACGCGATGCGGAGAAAGCAAAGTTAAGCAACGTGCCCGCAGCGCCTGTGAGATCAATAATTCCTCCGTTCACACTTACTCCGGTAGCACTGTTGCCAAAACCAACTAAACTGGAAGTATTCAAAAGTCCACCCAAAACTGTAGTCAAAACCACTGGAAGTCCGGATGCATAAGGAATGATTGCTCCAGAACCTGATGCACCTGTAGCTCCGGTTGAACCTGCTGTGCCTGTCGCCCCTGTTACACCCGTTGTACCTGGTGTTCCCGTTGCCCCAGTCACTCCCGTTGTACCTGGCGTGCCTGTTGCTCCTGTCACTCCCGTTGTACCTGGCGTGCCTGTCGCCCCAGTCACTCCCGTTGTACCTGGCGTGCCTGTCGCCCCTGTTACACCCGTTGTACCTGGCGTGCCTGTCGCCCCAGTTACTCCCGTTGTACCTGGTGTGCCTGTTGCTCCGGTTACTCCCGTTGTACCCGGTGTGCCTGTTGCTCCGGTTACTCCCGTTGTACCCGGTGTGCCTGTTGCTCCGGTTACTCCCGCTGTACCCGGTGTGCCTGTTGCTCCTGTTACTCCCGTTGTACCCGGTGTGCCTGTTGCTCCGGTTACTCCCGCTGTACCTGGCGTGCCTGTCGCTCCCGTAGTTCCGGTTGCGCCTGTGGCTCCGGTGATGCTTGGGGTTTCACCCAGCAGTTCGGAAGAAACCAAACGATGGGCTGTTACCAAAACGCCTGTGCTGCTCTTACCCCATACGGATACTTGAACAGGATCATTAACCGTCGCTGGTGTTGTAAAAGTAAACTCAAAGGCATCAAAATTGGCATAATAATTGTTGGTTATGACTTGATTGGGTGTGATGTCAAGAGACTCACTGACATACAAAACTCTTATTCCACCATCCAGGTAATACCCTTGTATTTGTACGGTTGAGGCTGTCACATCACTGCGGTTATCTATTCTGACGGTAACTGTCTGAGTCGGTCTTACACCGCTAACAGCATTATTTTCTATCGGCCCGGTTGATAAAAAGCTCATCGCTACATCTCCTCTTTTGGGTATATCTTATCTGTTAGATGTCATTAACTGTTTTTTCCTGGGTTACCACCCGGTGTGCATCAACCAATTGTCCAGACGCCTGTTTGCCCCACACTGAAATCCCTACTTCCTCCACACCTTCCACATCTGTTCCAAAAACAAACTCAAAAGCATCTAAATCTGCAAAATAATTTCTGGTCACTGCTTCGTTAGGTGCAATACTGATCACTTCACTCACATACAGCGTTCTAGCTGTGCTTAGCACATAACCCTGAACGGATACAGTTACCGAGTCCACAGCAGCCCGACTTACCAATCTAATCGTTACCTGTTGTGTTGGTCTTACACCGGAAACCGGATTATTTTCTATCGGCCCAGTTGATAAAATAGCCATTTTCCCCATCCCACCTTTTTAAGAACCTCATACTCTAGCAGTATTTGGCATAAGCTCACCTGATAGTAATATTCAATCACTCAACCAACGGTGTGGACAAAACACAGGGGGCAATCCACCATTATCAATAAACAACAACCGTCTAAGCCCCAGGCTTTAGCTAACAAAGACGGGAATATATATAGCAAGGAGAAGAATTTATGCTACCGGAAGATAAAGAGAAAATAAGAGACTATATTTTTATAACTACTAGCATCAATTCCCGAAAAAAAACAAACGACCGTTCCCCCTTTAAATTACAGGGAAACGGCCGCAGCTTAAGACGTCTTTTTTCGTATTTACTTGATGAGGTTAGGACTACGCATATTAAAAACCTAAAACAGGTGTTGCCTCCGCCTGAACACCAATATCATCAACATCCAGAGCCTGAAAATAAAATAATAGTGGGGCGGTTCATTTCCTATCTAAAAGACTCCTTCGTAATCAAAGATTGCCGGAATAGCTGGCTCAGCTCCAGGAACTGATCTACCTCCAAACGGTGAACCGGTCTGAGCTCTTCGCTGCTTCTGGCTCTGGAATGAAGCGTAAGCTTCAGCCCTTCTTGTTGCAGCAAGTACTTCGCGTTGACCGGATAATGACGCCCCTCGAACAAGTGAAGTGGGCCAAGCAAGGTCTGTAATCGTTCGGCTCTTGCTTGATCCTGCTGCCAATTTTCAACGATCCATACGTACAAGTCCGGATGGAAGTTGGTCAGAATCCCACTGTAGCCGTGCGCACCTGCTTGCAGCGATCCCAGATACGAAGTGCCGTTGGCATTATAAATTTTGAGCGGTGTCCCTTGAACGGCTGCGACCTTCTGACGAATCTGTTCCAGATCACAGCTTGTTTCCTTGAGAAAGAAAAAACGTCCGCTATCTGCGCACCACTTCAGCAGTTCTGGAGACAACAAGCGATGGTACGGGATTGGACATTCGTACAGCCCCAGCCTCACATCTGGCAACCGTTCCATGATGGTGCTCAGATTGCGTTTCCACACCGCATCGTCGTCATCTGGACCTGCTATACGGCTTGTCACAAGAATGACAGCATCGACACCTGTCTGCGCAATTGCCGTCAACTCCGTGATTTGTTCCTGCAAATCATCCGAATTATGACCGGAAGCAACAACCGGCACTCTCCCTTTTGTTTTCTCCACCACGAATTTGGCCAAGTCTACTCTCTCTTGTAGCGATAGATGGAGCATTTCACTAGAAAGACAAACCGCGAATAGACCGTGCACACCCTTATCTAAATACCACTCAATTAATTCTTCTAATGCCGTATAGTCAATCTCATTGTCCTCCGTAAACGGAGTGAGCATAACTGGCCACACGCCGTCCGGGAATAAAGTATCGTTCAACATACTGCCTCCTCGCTGACGCCAATTCCATTCTCAGAGATGGCGACCTCCTGATATAATGAGTTCATACCTATCCCTATTATAAAATTGTAAACGCTATTATCGAATGACATAATAACGCCATTTCATGACATCATGTCGCCATGCGTGTCGTGCTGGAGAGAGTGTGGGTGAATCGAAATGGACATCGTTCAATATCAATTCTCGAATTTTTCCAAAATCCATAACGTCGATCTGAAATTGTACTATTGCGGTACAGAGCAGTGCTTGCCTGGACATGAGGTAGGCCCTATGGTGCGTGATTATTACAAAATCCATTATATCCATAGCGGTAAGGGGCGTTTTCATACGGGAGGCCGAACGTACACGCTGGGCAAAGGGCAAGGGTTTCTGATCAGTCCCGAGAAACTAGCGCATTACCAAGCCGATAATGAAGATCCATGGACATACTCCTGGATCGCATTCAATGGCATGCAGGTGGAACGCTATCTCAAGCGATCCTCTTTATCCAACGAACAGCCGTTATTTTCGTCCAATCGAGACGAATATATTCAATCCTGCTTTTTGGAGATGTTCAAAGCAACCGAGCATAACCTGACAGACGAACTTCGGCTGTTGGGCGCCCTCTATTCCTTCCTGTCCGTCATATTGGACCCAGCCTCCATGCCCGTTACCTCACCGGGGGCAAGAGGTCAATATGTGGAGCAAGCCATTGCATTCATCGAGCACAACTATGCAACGGATCTGACTGTCGAACAACTGGCTTCACGCTTGAAGATCAATCGCAAGTATCTGTCCAAAATCTTCAAAGACACCACCGGGTTCACACCTCAACAGTATGTGATTCAATACCGGATGAATCGTGCCAGCGAGCTTATTCAGAAGTCCTCCCTTTCGATGAATGAGATCGCATGCAGCGTCGGGTATAAAGACCCCTTTCAGTTCTCGCGTATGTTCAAAAAAGTGATGGGAGCAGCTCCACGAGACCACCGCAACGAAAAAAAGAAGTAACCTGCCCGAATCGTTCCATAAGATGCTCCCAACCGCTTCAAATGTCAGATTCTTGACGATCAAGTCAGAACCGTACGTCCAGGTAGTCAGCGTCATGATCATGATCAATTGAAAAAGCCCGCACCATATGGCGCGGGCTTTTTCCCGAATATACTCGGATCAAACTTTTTCGATACTTTACTTTATTCAGCAATCATCTTTGGAAACTCATCCAGCAACATATCGCTCGTCAGCATATCTTCATAATTCCATTTGGACTCGATAAAAGTAACTTTTCCGTTTTGCACAGCAGGTAGTTTTTTCCACAGTGGTGTTTCCAGCAGTTCCTTGAAGGACGATTCGGCTTCATCATTCTCAGGATACAATACGAACATATGGTCCCCCACCAGCATCTCGTGCATCAGCTCAGGTGAGATTTCAATGAACGGGGAGCCTGCGGCCGGCTCAATGCCTTTCACCTTCTCAGACATCTGGTAGCCTTGCGGCTGATACAACAGTTCAGGCACGCCGCCTGTTTTCATCAGATACATCTCGTCCGATCCCAATAATACATCAGCACCACAGCCGTTTCGCCTTCAGCGACTTGGCCTTGATCCCGTATCTCGCTCCACATCTTCTCTGCCTTGACATTGTAATCAGCCAGCAATTGCTTGGCCTCATCCTGTTTGCCTGCAATCTCCCCGATCACCGGAAGACGCTCGTTCAATGGCAAATTCTGATCAAAGACAACGGTCGGTGATATTTTGGATATTTCATCATACTGCTTATCCAGTACATAGCCCAGCATGGTCAGATCAGGTTCCAGGGACAGAATTTTCTCAAAACTCGTGGGAAAACCGATATCCTCTGCGGGAGTAATCTCTTTATCCTCATATGCCGAATTGGCAATAAATCTACGGTCGATCCCGACAGGCTGTACACCCAGCGCAAGCAGATCTCCAATCGAATTTCCCTGAAGGCACAACACGTTGCGGCTTCTCCGGTATGCTGACTTCATGTCCCTGGTTGTCTGTGTATAGCCTTTCGGAAGGCGTTGTAATGGCCTGTTGACTCGTTTGCGTTTCTACAGTGGATGTAGTGGTTGTACTTGCATTCCCCCCGGCAGGTGCGCAAGCGCTGACCATAATGGTCAGGCATAACAGCATGACAGCCCCCAATGATACTTTGGTATTTCTGTACATCGATAAATCGTCCCTCTCTATATTTTGATAATGATTATCATATTCATTACCAATATAATCTTGTCTTCTGCGTTCTGCATTAGACAATCTAAGCCTGGTTATAGGACGATCCATTCTTTTCGTTTGATCACGAGCTTCTGACCTATAATTACCGGGTGTTACTCCCACCGTCTTCTTGAAAATGCGGATAAAGTAAGATGCATCCGTGTACCCCACACCCGACGCCACTTCTTGTAAAGAAGCCTCTGTTTGTTCCAGCAATTCACAGGCTATTTCCATTCGAACTTGAATCAAATGATCAATGAGACTGTTTCCGGTCTTATTTTTGAACTGTTTTGCTACATATGGAGCACTATAGTTAAGCCGCTCAGCAACCGTGGATAACGTTATTGATTCCCTGTAATGTTCACGTATGTATGGAGCGGCTTGCTCAACTAGATCAGGTTTAAC from Paenibacillus sp. FSL R5-0341 harbors:
- a CDS encoding ABC transporter substrate-binding protein, whose translation is MLCLQGNSIGDLLALGVQPVGIDRRFIANSAYEDKEITPAEDIGFPTSFEKILSLEPDLTMLGYVLDKQYDEISKISPTVVFDQNLPLNERLPVIGEIAGKQDEAKQLLADYNVKAEKMWSEIRDQGQVAEGETAVVLMYYWDRTRCI
- a CDS encoding dihydrodipicolinate synthase family protein; the protein is MLNDTLFPDGVWPVMLTPFTEDNEIDYTALEELIEWYLDKGVHGLFAVCLSSEMLHLSLQERVDLAKFVVEKTKGRVPVVASGHNSDDLQEQITELTAIAQTGVDAVILVTSRIAGPDDDDAVWKRNLSTIMERLPDVRLGLYECPIPYHRLLSPELLKWCADSGRFFFLKETSCDLEQIRQKVAAVQGTPLKIYNANGTSYLGSLQAGAHGYSGILTNFHPDLYVWIVENWQQDQARAERLQTLLGPLHLFEGRHYPVNAKYLLQQEGLKLTLHSRARSSEELRPVHRLEVDQFLELSQLFRQSLITKESFR
- a CDS encoding exosporium glycoprotein BclB-related protein, which codes for MSFLSTGPIENNAVSGVRPTQTVTVRIDNRSDVTASTVQIQGYYLDGGIRVLYVSESLDITPNQVITNNYYANFDAFEFTFTTPATVNDPVQVSVWGKSSTGVLVTAHRLVSSELLGETPSITGATGATGTTGATGTPGTAGVTGATGTPGTTGVTGATGTPGTAGVTGATGTPGTTGVTGATGTPGTTGVTGATGTPGTTGVTGATGTPGTTGVTGATGTPGTTGVTGATGTPGTTGVTGATGTPGTTGVTGATGTPGTTGVTGATGTAGSTGATGASGSGAIIPYASGLPVVLTTVLGGLLNTSSLVGFGNSATGVSVNGGIIDLTGAAGTLLNFAFSASRAGTITSLAGYFSTTAGLSLVGSTVTITAQLFRSTAPNNSFTAVPGALVTLAPPLTGVLALGTISSGLTTGLSIPVSAGDRLLMVFSASVTAGIDVATTVAGYASGGLTIT
- a CDS encoding AraC family transcriptional regulator, producing MKATLNVQEHILIWNCASLKIMDVRHIVIQADECVRPYLFPASAFLYVTHGSATVILDGNEHATKPFYMLHGGKNTRLDIMPTDESFHYYLIFYKASFPLPGKQHTLQQPDQPLPFHLQYGFIPYHPAILYEIAERMLGEWNRPGRLERLHTKTLFYQFVYELLRQMDQQQVSIVRPNLASQLIRYMQEHYAQPLTRKTLAHTFHYSVPYLSKYFRRETGASIIDYLIGIRMNKAGTLLQKTELSLQEVAASVGYGDVSYFIRMFKKHTGVTPKQFKDESGQVARGSYRPILRLRSSIAPRKLRRYIDIRDDNHYQYSEKGDLRMYRSKLPVGITLLLCLTLLVSACSRPANTNGSTGSTQSPTVGAESNISNTTTGSSEMVTYSAVNGEVQILKKPQRVVMVAGAFTGHLLALGLKPVGTGDESFNSYTEGKLDDVVNIGNDVPYEKIMELQPDLIVVWNDPETIEKLSKIAPTVAVEYGVPLREQLMDFGKMTGREEQAKAWIAEWDAKITEYKPLVEQAVGDRTVSIFDTGSAKEFYAYGSFGRGGDIIYGEFGLKAPPIIQKEAIGSGKGWAKLSLELLPQYAGDYIFISGWTGDESGDSVFEGPIWDNLPAVQNNHVYRENSRGFVFSDPISLEAQLKFVVDSLTLTE
- a CDS encoding AraC family transcriptional regulator, with the protein product MNEDDLMLWDYANIQLMDIRYKFLNPGEALSSYRFPASGYLYIARGTACFRLDGVKHDVERFYIIHSGKGGRLDIGPVRERMECYLVLYKTSLSNTAVPSVQRQFESSSPFQRKYAFAPNDPVELLLQLKQMLHIWLKPNSLERLQVKSQLYQFAYEVERQWKIHTEANVKPDLVEQAAPYIREHYRESITLSTVAERLNYSAPYVAKQFKNKTGNSLIDHLIQVRMEIACELLEQTEASLQEVASGVGYTDASYFIRIFKKTVGVTPGNYRSEARDQTKRMDRPITRLRLSNAERRRQDYIGNEYDNHYQNIERDDLSMYRNTKVSLGAVMLLCLTIMVSACAPAGGNASTTTTSTVETQTSQQAITTPSERLYTDNQGHEVSIPEKPQRVVPSGKFDWRSACAGCTACRDRP
- a CDS encoding AraC family transcriptional regulator; amino-acid sequence: MDIVQYQFSNFSKIHNVDLKLYYCGTEQCLPGHEVGPMVRDYYKIHYIHSGKGRFHTGGRTYTLGKGQGFLISPEKLAHYQADNEDPWTYSWIAFNGMQVERYLKRSSLSNEQPLFSSNRDEYIQSCFLEMFKATEHNLTDELRLLGALYSFLSVILDPASMPVTSPGARGQYVEQAIAFIEHNYATDLTVEQLASRLKINRKYLSKIFKDTTGFTPQQYVIQYRMNRASELIQKSSLSMNEIACSVGYKDPFQFSRMFKKVMGAAPRDHRNEKKK
- a CDS encoding ABC transporter substrate-binding protein, producing MKRRGTYSMMSAAMILLMVLIMAGCGTQADSGSSTGSQTASLSTDAGTASQEEAASANASQTKSFTDPTGTKEIPVTPQRIFSISATTQLLALGITPVGGLQYEIEQDYYLKNAASEVEIAGDYPPNMEAVASLQPDLIIASSFVEADIIEQLEKIAPTIIYPWEDNLYDQLRYIGDIVGKKAEAEEWITKHETKVVERKAEMSNLVGADETVAAVEIFKDSFQVAGSRNMGYVLHDLLGLKRMPWVQEEVDKSDGFVVYTEPQSLEKLPELTADYLIIKVNDTQPGSTEFYEKMQESSLWENLPAVKNGNVFIVPHDKWWSYTLFSTDALLDEAVELFKQHNQ